The following coding sequences lie in one Leucobacter allii genomic window:
- a CDS encoding GntR family transcriptional regulator codes for MLIGPQNDSSADRVLQGMRADIVSGALPGGARLIERELAEQYGVSRLPVREAIRWLILEGLIDRSPRHGGVVHAMDRADVADIAELHGPLDRLTARQAALRAPAADAERFRAELAVAERAAAAGDRAASGRVIQELRSLVFAATGNRPLREIQQALESRTMRMFTQASRLALDPFPHFHRLADALAARDPGGADAAMAALGAHIAEARAEHALIELTDGGDTASGYGTAEAAGLLRERIPYTPGFVLVRDAVRDQIVARTRRPGTVISGRLLAVEFDVSRYPALEAIEALAYEGLVTLGSARVASRVRSLGAEEAEDLFDVAAELDALAAGFAARRPAPQELASLHRIVVAEQSAIAHDPASAHEPAFAFLRQMYEMTGNRVLVEMGRKLEGRRRMVLAASPVDHRTARGHEQLLRAISSRDGALAATLYRRAFADPEYRSGILGAARLAA; via the coding sequence GTGCTGATTGGTCCCCAGAACGACTCCTCCGCGGATCGGGTGCTGCAGGGTATGCGCGCCGACATCGTCTCCGGCGCGCTGCCCGGCGGCGCCCGCCTCATCGAGCGCGAGCTCGCCGAGCAGTACGGCGTCAGCCGCCTGCCGGTGCGGGAGGCGATCCGCTGGCTCATCCTCGAGGGACTCATCGACCGCAGCCCCCGCCACGGCGGCGTCGTCCATGCGATGGATCGCGCCGACGTCGCGGACATCGCGGAGCTGCACGGACCGCTCGACCGCCTGACGGCGCGGCAGGCGGCGCTGCGGGCCCCCGCGGCGGACGCCGAGCGCTTCCGCGCCGAGCTCGCCGTGGCCGAGCGGGCCGCGGCGGCCGGGGACCGGGCCGCGAGCGGACGGGTGATCCAGGAGCTGCGCTCCCTCGTCTTCGCCGCGACCGGGAATCGTCCGCTCCGGGAGATCCAGCAGGCGCTCGAGAGCCGCACGATGCGCATGTTCACCCAGGCCAGCCGTCTCGCGCTCGATCCCTTCCCCCACTTCCACCGGCTCGCCGACGCCCTCGCCGCCCGAGACCCCGGGGGCGCCGACGCCGCGATGGCCGCCCTCGGCGCGCACATCGCCGAGGCTCGGGCCGAGCACGCCCTCATCGAGCTCACGGATGGCGGCGACACCGCCTCCGGGTACGGCACAGCCGAGGCCGCCGGGCTGCTGCGCGAGCGGATCCCCTACACCCCGGGCTTCGTCCTCGTGCGCGACGCGGTGCGCGACCAGATCGTTGCGAGGACGCGCCGCCCGGGCACCGTCATCTCCGGCCGGCTGCTCGCCGTCGAGTTCGACGTGAGCCGCTATCCCGCGCTCGAGGCGATCGAGGCGCTCGCCTACGAGGGGCTCGTGACGCTCGGCTCGGCGCGCGTGGCCTCCCGAGTGCGCTCCCTCGGAGCGGAGGAGGCGGAGGATCTGTTCGACGTCGCCGCCGAGCTCGACGCGCTCGCGGCCGGCTTCGCAGCGCGCCGCCCGGCACCGCAGGAGCTCGCGTCCCTGCACCGGATCGTCGTCGCGGAGCAGTCGGCGATCGCGCACGACCCCGCCTCCGCGCACGAGCCGGCCTTCGCCTTCCTCCGCCAGATGTACGAGATGACCGGCAACCGCGTGCTCGTCGAGATGGGCCGGAAGCTCGAGGGTCGGCGGCGCATGGTGCTCGCGGCCTCCCCCGTCGATCACCGCACCGCGCGCGGGCACGAGCAGCTGCTGCGCGCCATCTCCTCCCGCGACGGCGCGCTCGCCGCGACGCTGTACCGCCGCGCCTTCGCCGATCCGGAGTACCGCTCCGGCATCCTCGGCGCCGCGCGGCTCGCGGCGTGA
- a CDS encoding AMP-binding protein, with amino-acid sequence MPITASILETAAAHPERLALAGDGEALGYAALVEDSRRVFAVVDALHAESGERAPRPAAETRGIPITAVSVRSAFHTARILAGLSGYRAVSATLDPRWPLQHRVRVVLATGIGVVIADDPALADALAAAGWGGRILGLDEFRARERTAVPAAPPCVRAPDEAFLLLFSSGTTSDPKAFLKTRAQYRANLAVSSAHLEPGPGVVTLAPGPVSYSLTLYAVIECLGTGGAAHLADAFSPFALAARIAEAGVSRVVAVPAVVQAIADAARRDPAACATLDLVVTGGAHLSAALRDALAQALPAVRLISYYGAAEIGFIGDSRGGDGSRIAVYPGIGAAIRDAAGAALPDGEIGTLWISADACSDGYLAGTSPTQLRGPDGWASVGDQGRLIGGELELLGRAGDIAVTGGHKVALPEVERAFAGMPGIGEACAVALPHARLGSVVALVVEEAPDAASSPSTRTDPSTRADHSTRADPSIRAALAARAAERLAPQFVPRRWYRIARLPRTVGGKIRRGETAEAIADGRAVRL; translated from the coding sequence GTGCCCATCACGGCGAGCATCCTGGAGACCGCGGCGGCGCACCCGGAGCGCCTCGCGCTCGCGGGCGACGGCGAGGCGCTCGGCTACGCCGCGCTCGTCGAGGACTCCCGCCGCGTCTTCGCCGTCGTCGACGCGCTCCATGCCGAGAGCGGCGAGCGCGCGCCGCGCCCCGCCGCCGAGACCCGCGGTATCCCGATCACGGCGGTGAGCGTGCGCTCGGCGTTCCACACGGCGCGCATCCTCGCCGGGCTCTCCGGCTACCGCGCGGTCTCCGCGACCCTCGATCCGCGCTGGCCGCTGCAGCACCGCGTGCGCGTCGTGCTCGCCACGGGGATCGGGGTCGTGATCGCCGACGATCCGGCCCTCGCCGATGCGCTCGCCGCCGCGGGCTGGGGCGGGCGGATCCTCGGGCTGGACGAGTTCCGCGCGCGGGAGCGCACGGCGGTCCCGGCGGCCCCGCCGTGCGTGCGCGCGCCCGACGAGGCGTTCCTGCTGCTCTTCTCCTCGGGAACGACGAGCGATCCCAAGGCGTTCCTCAAGACCCGCGCCCAGTACCGGGCGAACCTGGCCGTCTCGAGTGCGCACCTCGAGCCCGGCCCCGGCGTGGTGACCCTCGCCCCGGGGCCGGTCTCCTACAGCCTCACCCTGTACGCCGTGATCGAATGCCTCGGCACGGGAGGGGCCGCGCACCTGGCCGACGCCTTCTCGCCGTTCGCGCTCGCGGCGCGGATCGCGGAGGCGGGCGTCAGCCGCGTCGTCGCGGTGCCCGCGGTCGTGCAGGCGATCGCCGACGCGGCACGCCGCGATCCGGCGGCCTGCGCGACGCTCGACCTCGTCGTCACCGGCGGCGCCCACCTCTCCGCGGCGCTCCGCGACGCCCTGGCGCAGGCGCTGCCGGCGGTCCGGCTCATCAGCTACTACGGCGCCGCCGAGATCGGCTTCATCGGCGACAGCCGCGGCGGCGACGGCTCCCGCATCGCCGTCTACCCCGGCATCGGCGCGGCGATCCGCGACGCCGCGGGCGCAGCCCTGCCCGACGGGGAGATCGGAACGCTCTGGATCAGCGCCGACGCCTGCTCGGACGGCTACCTCGCCGGCACGAGTCCGACGCAGCTGCGCGGCCCGGACGGCTGGGCCAGCGTGGGGGACCAGGGGCGCCTCATCGGCGGCGAACTCGAGCTCCTCGGCCGTGCGGGCGACATCGCGGTGACCGGCGGGCACAAGGTCGCGCTGCCCGAGGTCGAGCGGGCCTTCGCTGGCATGCCGGGCATCGGCGAGGCCTGCGCCGTCGCGCTGCCCCACGCGCGGCTGGGCAGCGTCGTGGCGCTCGTCGTCGAGGAGGCTCCGGACGCGGCGTCCTCGCCGTCGACCCGCACGGATCCCTCGACCCGCGCGGATCACTCGACCCGCGCGGATCCATCGATCCGCGCGGCGCTCGCGGCCCGCGCCGCCGAGCGCCTCGCCCCGCAGTTCGTGCCGCGCCGCTGGTATCGCATCGCCCGGCTGCCCCGCACGGTCGGCGGGAAGATCCGCCGCGGCGAGACCGCCGAGGCGATCGCCGACGGACGGGCGGTGCGCCTGTGA
- a CDS encoding ABC transporter substrate-binding protein, with protein sequence MMRRKNSLFAAAALATAALLGLAGCSAGAGSSSGSGGETPTTATIALTGTPTNLDFTTTAGSAIPQALMSNVYEGLVELDDSGEIVPLLAQEWSVSDDRKTYTFTLQEGVTFSNGAPFTAEDVKFSFDRVKTDWVSSLKTKMDVVENVEVLSDTEVAVHLSTPSNAWLFSLATPVGAIFTPEGVDDLANAPVGTGPYEVASWTPNESIVFETRDDYWGEAPGVEEVTLKYFADATATTNALQTGDVDAIANLQAPELLSSFEADDQFVVTSGTSSGEVSLSMNNRAAPFDDVRVRQAVLYALDEQAILDTAWNGYGSLVATYATPTDPYYEDLTDVYPHDPEKAKELLAEAGQENLSITFTVPTRPYAQAVSEIVVSQLKDVGITATIESAEFPAVWLDEVFTKHDYQMTTVLAVEARDILTVFNDPDYYIGYDNSKIAPIAAEADQADEAGYVEGMQQVARQIVDDAASGVLFLFPNITVAKAGLQGLPENAIVEALNLTDLSWQ encoded by the coding sequence ATGATGCGACGTAAGAACTCCCTGTTCGCCGCGGCGGCCCTCGCGACCGCCGCGCTCCTCGGCCTCGCGGGATGCTCCGCCGGCGCCGGCAGCAGCAGCGGCTCCGGGGGCGAGACCCCCACGACCGCGACGATCGCCCTCACGGGCACGCCGACGAACCTCGACTTCACCACGACCGCGGGCTCCGCGATCCCCCAGGCGCTCATGTCGAACGTCTACGAGGGCCTCGTCGAGCTCGACGACTCCGGCGAGATCGTCCCGCTCCTCGCCCAGGAGTGGAGCGTCAGCGACGACCGCAAGACGTACACCTTCACGCTGCAGGAGGGGGTCACCTTCTCCAACGGCGCGCCGTTCACCGCCGAGGACGTGAAGTTCAGCTTCGACCGGGTGAAGACCGACTGGGTCTCCAGCCTCAAGACGAAGATGGACGTCGTCGAGAACGTGGAGGTGCTCTCGGACACCGAGGTCGCCGTGCATCTGAGCACCCCGTCGAACGCGTGGCTCTTCAGCCTCGCCACGCCGGTCGGCGCGATCTTCACCCCCGAGGGCGTAGACGACCTCGCGAACGCCCCCGTGGGCACCGGCCCCTACGAGGTCGCGTCCTGGACCCCGAACGAGAGCATCGTCTTCGAGACCCGCGACGACTACTGGGGCGAGGCCCCCGGCGTCGAGGAGGTCACCCTCAAGTACTTCGCCGACGCCACGGCGACCACCAACGCGCTGCAGACCGGCGACGTCGACGCCATCGCGAACCTCCAGGCCCCCGAGCTGCTCTCGAGCTTCGAGGCCGACGACCAGTTCGTCGTCACGAGCGGCACCTCCAGCGGCGAGGTCTCGCTGTCGATGAACAACCGCGCCGCGCCCTTCGACGACGTGCGCGTGCGCCAGGCCGTGCTCTACGCGCTCGACGAGCAGGCGATCCTCGACACCGCGTGGAACGGCTACGGCTCGCTCGTCGCCACCTACGCGACGCCGACCGACCCCTACTACGAGGACCTCACGGACGTGTACCCGCACGACCCCGAGAAGGCGAAGGAGCTCCTCGCGGAGGCCGGCCAGGAGAACCTGAGCATCACCTTCACCGTGCCGACCCGCCCCTACGCGCAGGCCGTCTCCGAGATCGTCGTGTCGCAGCTGAAGGACGTCGGCATCACCGCCACGATCGAGTCCGCCGAGTTCCCCGCCGTCTGGCTCGACGAGGTCTTCACGAAGCACGACTACCAGATGACGACCGTGCTCGCGGTCGAGGCGCGCGACATCCTGACGGTGTTCAACGACCCCGACTACTACATCGGCTACGACAACTCGAAGATCGCGCCGATCGCCGCGGAGGCCGACCAGGCCGACGAGGCGGGCTACGTCGAGGGCATGCAGCAGGTCGCCCGTCAGATCGTCGATGACGCCGCCTCGGGCGTGCTGTTCCTCTTCCCGAACATCACCGTCGCGAAGGCCGGCCTGCAGGGCCTGCCCGAGAACGCGATCGTCGAGGCGCTCAACCTCACCGATCTGAGCTGGCAGTAA
- a CDS encoding MFS transporter, which translates to MPHPGTQAIPRAAVDPAPGGLPHPRQVRAPARTVLTALALFALLVGANLSTPLFPLLERELGTGALGTTLAFSSYVLALIVGLLLFRRVADVVNRRTVLVTALAAAALATAALGVAPTLGWFCAARAVQGAAVACATGIGASALRTLLPGRPALVGRLTLLATSGGVAAGPVLGGLLSLAPAPRLIPYLAIAVVLAALVPAILAVAPHAACAPAPHDDRIALPDAPPERSARGAGRGGRDALSAFRIAAAVGFLSFTVFGFCLSLAPSHFAAIAGTDARPVIGLLAATTLGASALTQLVPLRGAWRTPAGLAILALALAGLAAAGAVGAVWFLVVVCALAGIGQGVAFQAAFTDATARVAPDRHASTVSAIYTVTYLGSALPVVALGALVERIGRADAVALFALATAGACALLGVVAGRRARRGRRGGSSPR; encoded by the coding sequence ATGCCCCACCCCGGCACCCAGGCCATCCCCCGGGCCGCAGTCGACCCCGCCCCCGGCGGGCTCCCGCACCCGCGCCAGGTGCGCGCCCCCGCGCGCACGGTCCTCACCGCGCTGGCCCTGTTCGCGCTCCTCGTCGGCGCCAACCTCTCGACGCCGCTCTTCCCCCTGCTCGAGCGCGAGCTCGGCACGGGCGCGCTCGGCACGACGCTGGCGTTCTCGAGTTACGTGCTCGCGCTCATCGTCGGGCTGCTCCTCTTCCGCCGCGTGGCGGACGTCGTCAACCGGCGCACGGTGCTCGTGACCGCGCTCGCCGCGGCGGCGCTCGCCACCGCGGCGCTCGGGGTCGCGCCCACCCTCGGCTGGTTCTGCGCGGCGCGCGCGGTGCAGGGCGCCGCCGTCGCGTGCGCGACGGGGATCGGCGCGAGCGCGCTGCGCACGCTGCTGCCGGGGCGGCCGGCGCTCGTGGGACGCCTCACCCTCCTCGCCACCTCGGGCGGGGTCGCCGCCGGGCCCGTGCTCGGCGGACTGCTCTCGCTCGCACCGGCGCCCCGGCTGATCCCGTATCTCGCGATTGCCGTCGTGCTCGCGGCGCTCGTGCCCGCGATCCTCGCGGTCGCGCCGCACGCCGCCTGCGCGCCCGCGCCGCACGACGACCGCATCGCGCTCCCCGACGCGCCCCCCGAGCGCTCGGCGCGAGGCGCGGGCCGCGGCGGGCGGGACGCGCTGAGCGCGTTCAGGATCGCGGCCGCGGTCGGCTTCCTGAGCTTCACAGTCTTCGGCTTCTGCCTCTCGCTCGCCCCCTCGCACTTCGCCGCGATCGCCGGCACGGACGCGCGGCCGGTGATCGGGCTGCTCGCCGCCACCACCCTCGGCGCCTCGGCGCTCACCCAGCTCGTGCCGCTGCGCGGCGCCTGGCGGACCCCTGCCGGGCTCGCGATCCTCGCGCTCGCGCTCGCGGGGCTCGCGGCGGCCGGCGCGGTCGGCGCCGTCTGGTTCCTCGTGGTCGTCTGCGCGCTCGCGGGCATCGGTCAGGGCGTCGCCTTCCAGGCGGCGTTCACCGACGCGACGGCCCGGGTCGCGCCGGATCGCCACGCCTCGACCGTCAGCGCGATCTACACGGTCACCTACCTCGGCAGCGCGCTGCCGGTCGTCGCGCTCGGGGCGCTCGTCGAGCGCATCGGCCGGGCGGACGCGGTGGCCCTCTTCGCGCTCGCGACGGCCGGGGCGTGCGCGCTGCTCGGCGTCGTCGCCGGGCGGCGAGCGCGACGCGGGCGGCGCGGCGGGAGCTCACCCCGCTGA
- a CDS encoding Lrp/AsnC family transcriptional regulator translates to MRGLDETDRRILRVLDEDARMPTAMIAMRLGLARGTVQARLERLRESGALRLHSARVSPQALGRPVGASVQVELDQHQIGDAIAALADIPEVLECFAPAGSTDLLLRVVAKDPDDLYRVSEEIRLCPGIDRTSTSLFLREVIPYRVTGLLAEES, encoded by the coding sequence ATGCGCGGACTGGACGAGACCGACCGCCGGATCCTGCGGGTGCTCGACGAGGACGCGCGCATGCCGACGGCGATGATCGCGATGCGGCTCGGGCTCGCCCGGGGCACGGTGCAGGCGCGGCTCGAACGGCTGCGCGAGTCGGGGGCGCTGCGCCTGCACAGCGCCCGCGTCTCGCCGCAGGCGCTCGGCCGGCCCGTCGGCGCGAGTGTGCAGGTCGAGCTCGATCAGCATCAGATCGGCGACGCGATTGCCGCCCTCGCCGACATTCCCGAGGTGCTGGAGTGCTTCGCCCCGGCGGGGAGCACGGATCTGCTGCTCAGGGTCGTCGCGAAGGATCCCGACGATCTCTACCGGGTGAGCGAGGAGATCCGCCTCTGCCCGGGGATCGACCGCACCTCGACGAGCCTGTTCCTGCGGGAGGTGATCCCGTACCGCGTCACCGGGCTGCTCGCCGAGGAGAGCTGA
- a CDS encoding ABC transporter permease, translating to MAIRILINLARFAVTYVVATVVVFLFMRLIPGDPAQIALGVNATPELLEQTRREFGTDRPLVVQYFEWFGGLLRGDFGTSYLTRTDISPMVLDRVQVSLILVLTAMAVALLVAIPLGTWAAVKHRSFSGVAIGLGSQIGVAIPGFLAGILLVMIFAVGLGWLPANGWTAPAEDFGDFLRRLILPVVALASVQGAILTRYVRSAVLEVMSEDYLRTARAKGLSANGALLKHGLRNAAIPVITVTGVQIAALIIGAVVIERVFVIPGLGSMLLDAVGNRDMLTVQSVVMVLVAITLILNLVVDILYTIIDPRLRRSA from the coding sequence ATGGCCATACGGATCCTGATCAATCTCGCGAGATTCGCGGTGACCTACGTCGTCGCCACGGTCGTCGTCTTCCTCTTCATGCGCCTCATCCCCGGCGACCCCGCCCAGATCGCCCTCGGCGTGAACGCGACGCCGGAGCTGCTCGAGCAGACCCGGCGGGAGTTCGGCACGGACCGGCCCCTCGTCGTGCAGTACTTCGAGTGGTTCGGCGGCCTGCTCCGCGGCGACTTCGGCACCTCCTACCTCACGCGCACCGACATCAGCCCCATGGTGCTCGACCGGGTGCAGGTCAGCCTCATCCTCGTGCTCACGGCGATGGCCGTCGCGCTCCTCGTCGCGATCCCGCTCGGCACCTGGGCCGCCGTGAAGCACCGCAGCTTCTCCGGCGTCGCCATCGGGCTCGGCTCGCAGATCGGCGTCGCGATCCCCGGCTTCCTCGCCGGCATCCTGCTCGTGATGATCTTCGCCGTGGGACTCGGCTGGCTCCCCGCCAACGGCTGGACCGCCCCCGCGGAGGACTTCGGCGACTTCCTGCGCCGGCTCATCCTCCCGGTCGTCGCCCTCGCCTCCGTGCAGGGCGCGATCCTCACCCGCTACGTCCGCTCCGCCGTGCTCGAGGTGATGAGCGAGGACTACCTCCGCACCGCCCGCGCCAAGGGGCTCAGCGCGAACGGCGCGCTGCTCAAGCACGGCCTGCGCAACGCCGCGATCCCCGTCATCACCGTCACCGGAGTGCAGATCGCGGCGCTCATCATCGGCGCCGTGGTCATCGAGCGCGTGTTCGTCATCCCCGGACTCGGCTCCATGCTGCTCGACGCCGTCGGCAACCGCGACATGCTCACCGTGCAGTCCGTGGTCATGGTCCTCGTGGCGATCACCCTGATCCTCAACCTCGTCGTCGACATCCTGTACACGATCATCGATCCGCGACTGCGAAGGAGCGCCTAG
- a CDS encoding beta-ketoacyl-[acyl-carrier-protein] synthase family protein, whose translation MSGGGRGPERVAITGMGAVTASGIGAPALWDAVVAGRSAITALDGAAFAELPVRIGGRVRDFDASRVLTPAQARRLSPVVQWAIATADEALGDALGTALDGATAAVAEPPFPLPWSPRRTAVIVATGSGPVDAMQAATRALDARGPRAVPLALAMHGAPDAAAALISQRHGLHGAAQAVSATCASGGVALGEGLRRIRHGYADAVLVVGAEDCLGPVNLAANANLRALATGYEAHPEAACRPFDRGRGGFVMSQGAAAILLESASAARARGAVVLAELAGFGASSDAHHATAPEPGGRGAAEAVAEALADAGIDAAAGADAAAGAAASAGAAAAVGAAVGAGAAVGIDAINAHGTGTPAGDAAELAAFARVFGDAARRIPISATKSVTGHLLGASGVAEAIIAVQSLRTGMLPPTRNLDDPEFPEWDIVAGAARRAPIRTALSTSFGFGGHNAALVLRRADPANGLS comes from the coding sequence GTGAGCGGGGGCGGGCGCGGCCCCGAGCGCGTCGCGATCACCGGGATGGGCGCCGTGACCGCGAGCGGCATCGGCGCTCCGGCGCTCTGGGACGCGGTGGTCGCCGGGCGCAGCGCGATCACGGCGCTGGACGGCGCTGCCTTCGCGGAGCTCCCCGTGCGCATCGGCGGACGGGTCCGCGACTTCGACGCGTCGCGCGTGCTGACGCCGGCTCAGGCGCGGCGCCTGAGCCCCGTCGTGCAGTGGGCGATCGCCACCGCCGACGAGGCGCTCGGCGACGCCCTCGGCACGGCCCTCGACGGCGCGACGGCCGCGGTCGCCGAGCCGCCGTTCCCGCTGCCGTGGTCGCCGCGGCGGACCGCCGTCATCGTCGCGACCGGCTCGGGACCGGTCGACGCCATGCAGGCCGCGACGCGCGCGCTCGACGCCCGCGGTCCGCGCGCCGTGCCGCTCGCGCTCGCGATGCACGGGGCGCCGGACGCCGCGGCGGCGCTCATCAGCCAGCGGCACGGCCTCCACGGCGCGGCCCAGGCCGTCTCCGCCACCTGCGCGAGCGGCGGCGTCGCCCTCGGCGAGGGGCTCAGGCGAATCCGCCACGGCTACGCCGATGCCGTGCTCGTGGTCGGCGCGGAGGACTGCCTCGGACCCGTCAACCTCGCGGCGAACGCGAACCTGCGGGCGCTCGCCACGGGCTACGAGGCGCATCCCGAGGCGGCGTGCCGCCCGTTCGACCGGGGCCGCGGCGGCTTCGTGATGTCGCAGGGCGCCGCCGCGATCCTCCTCGAGTCCGCCTCGGCGGCCCGCGCGCGCGGCGCCGTCGTGCTCGCGGAGCTCGCGGGCTTCGGCGCATCGAGCGACGCGCACCACGCCACCGCCCCCGAGCCCGGGGGACGCGGCGCGGCCGAGGCCGTCGCGGAAGCGCTCGCCGACGCGGGCATCGACGCCGCTGCCGGAGCCGACGCCGCTGCCGGAGCCGCTGCCAGTGCTGGCGCCGCTGCCGCTGTCGGAGCCGCTGTCGGTGCCGGCGCCGCAGTCGGGATCGACGCGATCAACGCCCACGGCACCGGCACGCCGGCGGGGGACGCGGCGGAGCTCGCCGCGTTCGCCCGCGTCTTCGGGGACGCGGCGCGGCGCATTCCGATCAGCGCGACGAAATCGGTCACCGGGCATCTGCTCGGCGCTTCCGGCGTCGCCGAGGCCATCATCGCCGTGCAGTCGCTGCGCACCGGGATGCTGCCGCCGACCCGCAACCTCGACGACCCCGAGTTCCCGGAGTGGGACATCGTGGCGGGCGCGGCGCGGCGCGCGCCGATCCGCACCGCGCTGTCCACCTCCTTCGGCTTCGGCGGGCACAACGCCGCGCTCGTGCTGCGGCGCGCCGATCCGGCGAACGGCCTGAGCTGA
- a CDS encoding FadR/GntR family transcriptional regulator encodes MTTSHSFEPAVPVHTYERIVDQIERAIVSGEIPVGSQLASERDLMVQFGVSRPTVREALRILQSMGLLESRPGTRGGPVVLAPSSKTLARSFRAMVGTDALSAAELVQYRVILEGSTSRLAAFRHDDAQLARMRRGIERMERDAEANDPGFADADLEFHEAIWAASGNEVLRLSGQAVSGALRPLMQRDAEGEHHDNRVKLDSARIDRGLFTAIEARDSEGASRIARRAVADRFGPLLAEEADRLALAMLAE; translated from the coding sequence GTGACGACGTCCCACAGCTTCGAACCCGCCGTGCCCGTGCACACCTACGAGCGCATCGTGGACCAGATCGAGCGGGCCATCGTCTCCGGGGAGATCCCGGTGGGCTCGCAGCTCGCGAGCGAGCGGGACCTCATGGTGCAGTTCGGCGTGAGCCGCCCCACGGTGCGCGAGGCGCTCCGGATCCTGCAGAGCATGGGGCTGCTCGAATCGCGGCCGGGGACGCGCGGCGGCCCCGTCGTCCTCGCCCCCTCCTCGAAGACGCTCGCGCGCTCCTTCCGCGCGATGGTGGGCACCGATGCGCTCAGCGCGGCCGAGCTCGTGCAGTACCGCGTGATCCTCGAGGGCTCGACGAGCCGGCTCGCCGCCTTCCGGCACGACGACGCTCAGCTCGCGCGCATGCGCCGGGGGATCGAGCGGATGGAGCGCGACGCCGAGGCGAACGATCCGGGCTTCGCCGACGCCGACCTCGAGTTCCACGAGGCCATCTGGGCCGCGAGCGGCAACGAGGTGCTGCGGCTCAGCGGTCAGGCGGTCTCCGGCGCCCTCCGCCCGCTCATGCAGCGCGACGCCGAGGGCGAGCACCACGACAACCGCGTGAAGCTCGACTCCGCCCGCATCGACCGGGGCCTCTTCACCGCCATCGAGGCGCGCGATTCCGAGGGGGCGAGCCGGATCGCGCGGCGCGCGGTCGCCGACCGTTTCGGACCGCTGCTCGCGGAGGAGGCGGATCGCCTGGCCCTCGCCATGCTCGCCGAGTAG
- a CDS encoding acyl-CoA dehydrogenase family protein, with translation MTDRETRHAELAARYLPDALLERFRGRAAETDRENGFFDEDLAELRGAGYLALFVPEAHGGPGLTLHEVSRLQQRLAGAAPATALGVNMHLMCTGVARAMSERGDRTLEQVFAETLAGEIFAFGISEPGNDWVLQGSTTAAVPEPDGGYRLSGVKIFTSLSPVWTRLIAHGLDASDPEDPRLVYGFVERAEAGIGVSDRWEVLGMRASQSRATTLEAVRMRPERVVRILPPGRVPDLLTFAITSQFQLLVASVYAGVARRALDVAAAGLRRRRSAKSGGSLAEVAEYRTRLGDAYAEYLAVPAQLDATTRDFDERIDHGASWPPRLVSARLNASRAARRAAEVALVCAGGAGYDAEHEASRLLRDATAGLFHPPSADAARPMFAAALLDD, from the coding sequence ATGACCGACCGCGAGACCCGGCACGCGGAGCTCGCCGCGCGCTACCTCCCCGATGCGCTGCTCGAGCGATTCCGCGGGCGCGCCGCAGAGACCGACCGCGAGAACGGCTTCTTCGATGAGGACCTCGCCGAGCTGCGCGGGGCGGGCTACCTCGCGCTCTTCGTCCCCGAGGCGCACGGCGGGCCCGGACTCACCCTCCACGAGGTCTCGCGGCTGCAGCAGCGGCTCGCCGGAGCCGCCCCGGCGACCGCCCTCGGCGTCAACATGCATCTCATGTGCACCGGGGTGGCCCGCGCCATGTCGGAGCGCGGCGACCGCACCCTCGAGCAGGTCTTCGCCGAGACGCTCGCGGGCGAGATCTTCGCCTTCGGCATCAGCGAGCCGGGCAACGACTGGGTGCTGCAGGGATCGACGACGGCGGCCGTACCCGAGCCGGACGGCGGGTACCGGCTCAGCGGCGTGAAGATCTTCACTTCGCTGTCGCCGGTCTGGACCCGCCTCATCGCGCACGGCCTGGACGCGAGCGACCCGGAGGACCCCCGACTCGTCTACGGCTTCGTGGAGCGGGCGGAGGCCGGCATCGGGGTCTCGGATCGCTGGGAGGTGCTCGGCATGCGCGCCTCCCAGAGCCGCGCGACGACGCTCGAGGCGGTGCGGATGCGGCCGGAGCGGGTCGTCAGGATCCTGCCGCCCGGGCGCGTGCCCGATCTGCTCACCTTCGCCATCACGAGCCAGTTCCAGCTGCTCGTCGCCTCCGTCTACGCGGGCGTGGCCCGCCGCGCCCTCGACGTGGCCGCCGCGGGGCTGCGCCGGCGGCGCTCGGCGAAGAGCGGCGGGTCCCTCGCCGAGGTCGCCGAGTACCGCACGCGCCTGGGCGACGCCTACGCGGAGTACCTCGCGGTGCCGGCGCAGCTCGACGCGACGACGCGCGACTTCGACGAGCGCATCGATCACGGGGCGTCGTGGCCGCCCCGTCTCGTCAGCGCGCGGCTGAACGCCTCGCGCGCGGCGCGGCGCGCGGCGGAGGTCGCGCTCGTGTGCGCCGGCGGCGCGGGCTACGACGCGGAGCACGAGGCGAGCCGGCTGCTCAGAGATGCGACGGCGGGGCTCTTCCACCCGCCGAGTGCGGACGCCGCCCGCCCGATGTTCGCGGCGGCGCTGCTCGACGACTGA